The following proteins are co-located in the Halocatena salina genome:
- a CDS encoding MBL fold metallo-hydrolase: protein MQVVRLGNAEFEGENSVYLLQDDDAVALIDTGVATPKTERTLREQLTTHDIDFEQIDTVVLTHWHSDHAGLAGTIQRESGATVYVHEDDAPLVRRAESALEALRTRQREQFEAWGIPASDRNALLDRLEMSDTLVDEPEHVETVTDGDSIDVAGRRLNVRHAPGHTAGQCCFEFHTDDGLAAFGGDALLPVYTPNVGGADVRVDRPLERYRDTLQTIATREFVRVWPGHRDVITDPTDRARSIVEHHRERAERVCDVVADHGPATAWETSAHLFGDLEGIHVMHGPGEAYAHLDHLQRHGIVTATEDGYVLREYPTSFEELI from the coding sequence ATGCAGGTAGTACGGTTGGGGAACGCCGAATTCGAAGGCGAGAACAGCGTGTATCTCCTTCAAGACGACGATGCGGTGGCGCTGATCGACACAGGTGTTGCGACACCCAAAACCGAACGGACGTTGCGGGAACAGCTCACGACACACGATATCGATTTCGAGCAGATCGACACGGTCGTTCTGACACACTGGCACTCGGACCACGCGGGGCTCGCCGGGACGATTCAACGCGAAAGCGGAGCGACCGTCTACGTCCACGAGGACGACGCTCCGTTGGTCCGCCGGGCGGAATCCGCGCTCGAAGCCCTCCGAACTCGACAGCGCGAACAGTTCGAGGCGTGGGGGATTCCGGCGTCAGACCGCAACGCCCTACTCGATCGTCTGGAGATGAGTGACACGCTCGTAGACGAACCGGAACACGTCGAGACAGTCACGGACGGCGACAGCATCGATGTCGCTGGACGCCGGTTAAACGTGCGTCACGCACCGGGTCACACTGCTGGCCAGTGCTGTTTCGAATTTCACACTGACGACGGTTTGGCGGCCTTCGGCGGTGACGCATTGCTTCCAGTGTACACGCCAAACGTCGGCGGTGCGGATGTTCGCGTCGACCGCCCGCTCGAACGCTACCGGGACACCTTACAGACGATCGCAACGCGGGAGTTCGTACGGGTGTGGCCGGGACACCGCGACGTCATCACCGATCCGACCGACCGCGCCCGATCGATCGTCGAGCACCACCGCGAGCGCGCAGAGCGGGTTTGTGACGTGGTGGCTGACCACGGTCCAGCGACCGCGTGGGAGACGAGCGCGCACCTGTTCGGTGATCTCGAAGGCATCCACGTCATGCACGGTCCCGGCGAGGCGTACGCTCACCTCGACCATCTACAACGCCACGGAATCGTTACTGCCACCGAAGACGGGTACGTGCTTCGTGAATATCCGACCTCCTTCGAGGAATTGATCTGA
- a CDS encoding acyl-CoA dehydrogenase family protein: MKLNEEQRMVRDSVREFLENEIAPELPEADRTPLTKAEAIEYMQTMAEIDVGPYAQDTFDDPITNTIVREEVARVWPSLQVTMGMSMVVEMMDLFSERTRDAYATELENNELVGCFAITEPDGGSDTKVPNTTAVKDGDEYVLNGEKTWVSNAPIADIALVVAWDEEQDRRDMFLIDQKTAPFETTQLEKLGWKGSPTGQMFLDDCRIPRDNKLSRAVMNAMSDGRMDPDDSFLGTSATSANPLNTMFASMRNGMATISVGIMQAAYEAAINYATDREVFDKPIAQHQLIQEKLYTIRAGLETSRLLTRHAAERIAAGDPEARMLSSLSKGWVCEKSVEVTNEALQIYGGNGLSKDYPLERYYRDARTMTIPDGTTEIQKLVVGYELTDMQAYT, encoded by the coding sequence ATGAAGCTCAACGAAGAACAACGGATGGTACGTGATTCGGTGCGAGAGTTCCTTGAAAACGAGATCGCACCGGAGTTGCCAGAGGCCGACCGGACACCCTTGACGAAAGCGGAAGCGATCGAGTACATGCAAACGATGGCCGAGATCGACGTCGGTCCGTACGCTCAAGACACCTTCGACGATCCGATCACGAACACGATCGTCCGCGAAGAAGTAGCTCGTGTCTGGCCGAGCCTTCAAGTGACGATGGGGATGTCGATGGTGGTCGAGATGATGGACCTCTTTTCGGAGCGAACCCGAGACGCCTACGCCACCGAACTGGAAAACAACGAACTCGTCGGCTGTTTCGCGATCACGGAACCAGATGGCGGTTCCGACACGAAAGTTCCGAACACGACGGCCGTCAAAGACGGCGATGAGTACGTTCTCAACGGAGAGAAAACGTGGGTTTCGAACGCGCCCATCGCCGATATCGCGCTCGTCGTGGCGTGGGACGAGGAACAGGATCGCCGAGATATGTTTCTTATCGATCAGAAAACTGCGCCGTTCGAAACCACGCAACTCGAGAAGCTCGGCTGGAAGGGGTCTCCAACCGGACAGATGTTTTTAGACGACTGTCGGATTCCGAGGGACAACAAGCTCTCACGAGCAGTGATGAACGCCATGAGTGACGGTCGGATGGATCCGGACGATTCATTTCTCGGGACGTCAGCCACGAGCGCGAACCCGCTAAACACGATGTTCGCATCGATGCGAAACGGGATGGCGACGATCTCCGTGGGGATCATGCAGGCTGCCTACGAGGCAGCAATAAACTACGCGACCGATCGGGAGGTGTTCGACAAACCGATCGCTCAACATCAGCTCATCCAAGAGAAGCTCTACACCATCCGTGCTGGTCTGGAAACCAGTCGGCTGTTGACCCGTCACGCCGCCGAGCGGATCGCTGCTGGAGACCCGGAGGCCCGGATGCTGTCGTCGCTCTCGAAAGGGTGGGTGTGTGAGAAATCCGTCGAAGTGACCAACGAAGCACTGCAGATTTACGGTGGCAACGGACTTTCGAAGGACTACCCGCTCGAACGGTATTACCGCGATGCTCGGACGATGACGATTCCGGACGGCACCACCGAGATCCAGAAGCTCGTCGTCGGCTACGAACTCACCGACATGCAGGCGTACACATAA